The following proteins are encoded in a genomic region of Chloracidobacterium sp.:
- a CDS encoding bifunctional metallophosphatase/5'-nucleotidase, producing MKKILLIIVCLLLVQTAFPQEKKLTVLYTNDLHAHLEPFIVPWVSETRKVGGFANIATLVKREKAANPNTVYFDAGDFFAGPNVSMLTKGEAIIDAANYLGLDAACVGNHEFDYGWENAREQFKKTKFPLLNGNIFIKGTDELHWNKPYIIKKVNGIRLGVIGLHEVFAFYDTTAPEMVKGVEARDEKEYLRKYILELRPKVDLIVLLVHIGIPGTQSSGGERDVERNHQHDIDLAKSVPGVDLMITGHPHSGIPNPIVANGTIIVSTDAYTIELGKLELTYDKKKRKITSYKNHLDYLFDDEVEDDPEMVGIINKWNDRLRSITEEKVTNISAPLTRSYSESSVMGNLAADAMLDMYPNYEFAILNSGSLREEIDAGAVTVGQIISAFPFPNTIVRLEIKGSGLREIFEHAAGLTNGILQVSDGVEIVYDESKPVGSRLVKFNVKGQPLDDNRSYRVLASNFIADGGDGFFGFKRATSYDNTGVVISQAMIKYLKKFTKYDPKPSLRIRKAE from the coding sequence ATGAAAAAGATACTTCTCATCATCGTCTGCCTTCTTCTTGTGCAGACGGCTTTTCCGCAGGAGAAAAAGCTGACCGTGCTTTACACGAACGACCTTCACGCCCATTTGGAGCCGTTCATCGTGCCTTGGGTCAGTGAAACGCGAAAGGTCGGCGGCTTCGCGAATATCGCAACGCTCGTCAAACGCGAAAAGGCCGCGAATCCTAATACCGTTTACTTTGACGCGGGCGACTTCTTCGCAGGACCGAATGTGAGCATGCTGACCAAAGGCGAGGCGATCATCGACGCCGCGAATTACCTGGGCCTCGATGCCGCATGCGTCGGTAACCACGAATTCGATTACGGCTGGGAAAATGCACGCGAACAGTTCAAAAAGACAAAGTTCCCGCTGCTGAACGGCAACATCTTTATCAAAGGAACCGATGAGCTTCACTGGAACAAACCCTACATCATCAAGAAAGTGAACGGCATCCGCCTCGGAGTCATCGGGCTGCACGAGGTTTTTGCCTTTTATGACACGACCGCACCTGAAATGGTCAAAGGCGTCGAGGCAAGGGACGAAAAAGAATACCTGCGTAAATACATCCTTGAGCTGCGGCCAAAGGTGGATCTCATCGTCCTGCTGGTCCACATCGGCATTCCCGGAACGCAATCTTCGGGCGGTGAAAGAGATGTCGAACGAAATCACCAACACGACATCGACCTCGCAAAAAGCGTCCCGGGCGTCGATCTTATGATCACCGGCCACCCGCACAGCGGCATCCCGAACCCGATAGTCGCGAACGGCACCATCATCGTATCAACCGATGCATACACGATCGAACTCGGCAAACTTGAGCTGACCTACGACAAGAAGAAACGCAAGATCACTAGCTACAAGAACCATCTCGACTACCTTTTTGATGACGAGGTCGAGGACGACCCCGAAATGGTCGGCATCATAAACAAATGGAATGACCGCCTGCGTTCCATCACCGAAGAGAAGGTAACGAACATCAGCGCGCCGCTGACCCGCTCATACAGCGAAAGCTCCGTTATGGGCAATTTGGCAGCCGACGCGATGCTCGATATGTATCCGAATTACGAGTTCGCCATTCTCAACAGCGGAAGTTTAAGGGAAGAGATCGACGCGGGCGCCGTGACGGTCGGACAAATAATATCCGCGTTCCCGTTCCCGAATACGATAGTCCGGCTTGAGATCAAGGGAAGCGGCCTGCGCGAGATCTTTGAACACGCCGCAGGCCTCACGAACGGCATTCTTCAGGTGTCGGACGGCGTCGAGATCGTTTATGACGAAAGCAAACCTGTCGGCAGCCGCCTCGTGAAATTCAACGTAAAAGGACAGCCGCTCGATGACAACCGAAGTTACCGCGTCCTCGCATCGAACTTTATCGCTGACGGCGGCGACGGCTTCTTTGGCTTCAAGCGGGCAACGTCGTACGACAATACCGGCGTCGTTATCTCGCAGGCAATGATCAAGTACCTGAAGAAATTTACGAAATACGATCCGAAGCCGAGCCTCCGCATAAGGAAAGCCGAGTAA
- a CDS encoding serine hydroxymethyltransferase, producing MTGFFTTNISEVDPLISDAINNEARRQASGLELIASENFVSQAVLDAMGTVFTNKYAEGYPGKRYYGGCEFADVVESAAIERAKQLFGADHANVQPHSGAQANISVLLTALEHGDQILGMNLSHGGHLTHGHPLNFSGINYKVADYGVERETERIDYDELQRIAEDCKPKLLICGASAYPRIIDFERIGEIARSVGAKVMADIAHIAGMVAAGLHPSPVPHCEFVTTTTHKTLRGPRGGLILCREEFAADINRTVFPGVQGGPLVHIIAAKAVAFGEALRDDFKTYQQQILDNAQALAATLKDAGLRIVSGGTDNHLLLVDVYMDGKGITGKAAEKALDEVHITVNKNTIPFDTQKPFTASGIRLGTPALTTRGMKEDEMRLIGNMIAAVIHDPESEEVKARVRREVLDLTEKFPMYAAWE from the coding sequence ATGACAGGGTTTTTCACGACAAACATTTCTGAGGTTGATCCGTTGATCAGCGATGCGATCAATAATGAGGCTCGGCGGCAGGCTTCGGGGCTTGAGCTGATCGCCTCAGAGAACTTTGTTTCGCAAGCGGTGCTTGACGCGATGGGCACGGTGTTTACGAACAAATATGCCGAAGGGTATCCGGGCAAGCGGTACTACGGCGGCTGTGAATTCGCCGATGTGGTCGAAAGCGCCGCCATTGAACGCGCAAAACAGCTCTTTGGTGCCGATCATGCCAATGTCCAGCCGCACAGCGGCGCACAGGCGAATATTTCGGTGCTGCTCACGGCTCTCGAGCATGGCGATCAGATCCTCGGCATGAATCTGTCGCACGGCGGCCATCTGACGCACGGGCATCCGCTGAATTTTTCGGGGATAAATTACAAGGTCGCCGACTACGGAGTTGAACGCGAAACCGAGCGTATAGATTACGATGAGCTGCAGCGTATCGCCGAAGACTGCAAGCCGAAGCTGCTCATCTGCGGTGCGTCGGCGTATCCGCGCATCATTGATTTTGAACGCATCGGCGAGATCGCACGCTCGGTCGGGGCAAAAGTGATGGCTGATATCGCGCACATCGCCGGAATGGTCGCTGCCGGACTGCACCCGTCGCCGGTGCCGCATTGCGAATTCGTTACGACCACCACGCATAAGACGCTTCGCGGGCCGCGCGGCGGGCTGATACTTTGCCGCGAAGAGTTTGCCGCGGATATCAATCGGACCGTTTTCCCCGGCGTGCAGGGTGGACCGCTTGTCCACATAATCGCGGCAAAAGCCGTCGCATTCGGCGAAGCGCTTCGCGACGATTTCAAGACATATCAGCAGCAGATACTCGATAATGCGCAGGCACTAGCGGCGACGCTGAAAGACGCAGGGCTTCGCATTGTTTCGGGCGGCACCGATAATCACTTGCTGCTGGTGGATGTTTATATGGACGGCAAGGGGATCACGGGCAAGGCCGCCGAAAAAGCCCTCGATGAAGTACACATCACCGTTAACAAGAACACCATTCCGTTCGATACGCAGAAGCCTTTCACGGCATCGGGCATCAGGCTGGGAACGCCTGCGTTGACCACACGCGGAATGAAAGAGGACGAGATGCGCTTGATAGGGAATATGATCGCCGCAGTGATACACGATCCCGAATCCGAAGAGGTCAAGGCGCGTGTGCGCCGCGAAGTACTCGATCTGACCGAAAAATTCCCAATGTACGCCGCATGGGAATAG
- a CDS encoding aldehyde dehydrogenase family protein produces the protein MATPKQAKAVKTAVKKYKNYIGGEWVAPSSGQWFDNVNPADTSDIVGRFPNSGREDVDRAVAAAKEAATRWRRTPAPKRAEILFTLGEILRKNKEAYTQQMTREMGKVLKEAGGDVQEAIDCTYYTAGEGRRLHGFTTPAEMPNKFAMCVRQPVGICGLITPFNFPMAIPSWKLIPALVCGNTVVLKSGEDVPLSALNLVKACEEAGIPKGVVNLVNGERDAGAALVEHPDVRLISFTGSTATGKKIAEHAARENKIVSLEMGGKNAIIVMDDADIDNAVEGSLWGAFGTSGQRCTASSRLVVHKKVYKKFCEKLVERTKKLRVGSGLDPKTEVGPVINERQMDKVLGYIEIGRKIDKATLACGGNRLTKGDFGRGFFIEPTVFTDVKPKMRIAQEEIFGPVTCVIPFSTLDEAIDIVNGVQYGLSSAIYTQDVNRAFHAMQELYTGICYVNSATIGAEVHLPFGGTKGTGNGHREAGTQVLDIFSEWKALYIDHSGKLQKAQIDEVEI, from the coding sequence ATGGCAACTCCAAAACAAGCAAAGGCTGTCAAGACGGCTGTTAAGAAGTACAAGAACTACATCGGCGGCGAATGGGTAGCGCCTTCGTCAGGTCAATGGTTTGACAATGTAAATCCTGCGGATACGTCAGATATTGTCGGGCGATTTCCGAATTCCGGACGAGAGGACGTCGATCGCGCGGTTGCGGCGGCAAAGGAAGCGGCGACACGCTGGCGCCGGACGCCTGCGCCGAAGCGTGCAGAGATATTGTTCACGCTGGGCGAGATACTTCGCAAGAATAAGGAAGCGTACACGCAGCAGATGACGCGTGAGATGGGCAAGGTGCTCAAGGAGGCGGGCGGCGACGTTCAAGAGGCGATCGATTGTACATACTACACCGCGGGCGAAGGCAGGCGCCTGCACGGTTTTACGACGCCGGCCGAGATGCCGAACAAGTTTGCGATGTGCGTACGCCAGCCTGTCGGTATTTGCGGGCTTATTACGCCGTTCAACTTCCCGATGGCGATACCGTCGTGGAAGCTTATACCGGCGCTCGTGTGCGGCAACACGGTCGTGCTGAAATCGGGCGAGGATGTGCCGCTTTCAGCGTTGAATCTGGTAAAGGCTTGCGAAGAAGCGGGCATTCCGAAGGGCGTGGTCAATCTTGTGAACGGTGAGCGCGACGCGGGTGCCGCCCTTGTCGAACATCCGGACGTGCGGCTCATTTCATTCACCGGCTCGACCGCTACGGGCAAGAAGATCGCCGAGCATGCGGCCCGCGAGAACAAGATCGTCTCGCTCGAAATGGGCGGCAAAAACGCGATAATCGTGATGGATGACGCGGATATCGACAATGCGGTCGAGGGTTCGCTTTGGGGTGCTTTCGGTACCAGCGGCCAACGCTGCACGGCGTCCTCACGGCTTGTCGTACACAAAAAGGTCTATAAAAAGTTCTGTGAGAAGCTTGTCGAGCGTACAAAGAAGCTGCGTGTCGGCAGCGGCCTCGACCCGAAGACGGAGGTCGGCCCCGTGATAAACGAGCGGCAGATGGACAAGGTGCTCGGCTACATCGAGATCGGCCGCAAGATCGACAAGGCAACGCTTGCGTGTGGCGGCAACCGCCTGACGAAGGGCGACTTCGGCCGCGGCTTTTTCATCGAACCGACGGTCTTTACCGACGTAAAGCCGAAGATGCGCATCGCGCAGGAAGAGATCTTCGGGCCGGTAACGTGCGTCATTCCGTTCTCGACGCTTGATGAAGCGATCGACATTGTGAACGGCGTTCAGTACGGGCTTTCGTCGGCGATATACACACAGGATGTCAACCGTGCGTTCCATGCGATGCAGGAGCTATACACGGGCATTTGCTATGTCAATTCGGCGACGATCGGTGCCGAGGTGCATCTGCCGTTCGGCGGCACAAAAGGCACGGGCAACGGCCATCGCGAAGCGGGCACGCAGGTGCTCGACATCTTCAGCGAGTGGAAGGCCCTGTATATCGACCATTCGGGCAAGCTGCAGAAGGCGCAGATCGACGAGGTCGAGATCTGA
- a CDS encoding MgtC/SapB family protein: protein MDVFWSELTFGLPDSAQLTRIIIRLVASALIAGLIGYQRQAAGKSAGFRTHILVSLGATIFVIAGLGAGLEHADLSRIIQGIVTGIGFIGAGTILKDGLHVRGLTTSAGLWATCAIGVVVGLGELGIALIAGTVVFVILTFAKWIDHEIDKQDHTTN from the coding sequence ATGGACGTATTCTGGAGCGAACTTACCTTCGGGCTTCCGGACAGTGCACAGCTCACACGTATCATCATACGGCTGGTAGCATCCGCGCTGATCGCGGGGCTTATCGGTTATCAACGGCAGGCTGCGGGCAAATCGGCCGGTTTTCGCACGCACATTCTGGTCTCTCTCGGTGCGACGATCTTTGTTATTGCAGGGCTTGGTGCGGGCCTCGAACATGCGGACCTATCTCGAATAATACAGGGCATAGTTACCGGTATCGGTTTTATCGGTGCCGGAACGATCTTAAAAGACGGGCTGCATGTTCGCGGGCTTACAACGTCGGCGGGGCTTTGGGCAACATGCGCGATCGGCGTTGTCGTAGGGCTTGGCGAGCTTGGCATTGCGCTTATCGCCGGAACGGTCGTGTTCGTGATCCTTACCTTTGCGAAATGGATCGATCACGAGATCGATAAGCAAGATCACACGACAAATTGA
- a CDS encoding alcohol dehydrogenase catalytic domain-containing protein, with protein sequence MKALRFTSGKLSVDEVQMPQALDETPVRVILSGICNTDLEIVRGYAGFSGTIGHEFVGIIEGTGRRVVGEINAGCGICSECAAGDARHCPSRTVLGIVGRDGAHAEHLSLPESNLLDVPSNVSDEAAVFAEPLAAALGITEQVKIAPDTKVAVIGDGKLGLFCAMAMALESNDVALIGKHREKMKIAEAHGVKMLPLSDVSSVHTRIFDVAVEASGSESGFATAVELVRPRGKIVLKSTFHGTPTWPASRIVVDEITVIGSRCGRLQSALDVLAAGKIDPTPMITAEMPLSDGVAAMERAAERGVLKILLRP encoded by the coding sequence ATGAAGGCCCTACGTTTCACGAGCGGGAAGTTATCAGTTGATGAAGTGCAGATGCCGCAGGCACTGGATGAGACGCCCGTGCGCGTCATTCTGTCGGGAATTTGCAACACTGACCTCGAAATAGTTCGAGGATACGCAGGATTTTCGGGGACTATCGGGCATGAGTTCGTCGGCATTATCGAAGGAACGGGCCGCCGCGTCGTCGGCGAAATAAATGCGGGCTGCGGAATATGCAGCGAATGTGCGGCCGGAGACGCGCGGCATTGCCCGTCGCGCACAGTGCTCGGCATTGTAGGCCGCGACGGAGCCCACGCTGAACATCTTTCCTTGCCTGAGAGCAACCTGTTAGACGTGCCTTCTAATGTTTCTGACGAGGCCGCCGTTTTTGCCGAACCGCTTGCCGCGGCACTTGGCATTACGGAACAAGTTAAGATAGCACCCGATACGAAAGTGGCGGTGATCGGCGACGGCAAACTCGGGCTTTTTTGTGCGATGGCAATGGCGCTTGAGTCAAATGATGTTGCACTGATCGGTAAACACCGCGAAAAAATGAAGATCGCCGAAGCACACGGCGTCAAGATGCTCCCGCTCTCCGACGTGAGTTCGGTTCATACGCGGATTTTCGACGTTGCGGTCGAGGCGAGCGGCTCCGAAAGCGGCTTTGCAACGGCGGTCGAGCTTGTGCGCCCGCGCGGCAAGATCGTGCTTAAATCAACATTTCACGGAACTCCGACGTGGCCGGCATCGCGTATCGTAGTTGATGAGATCACGGTGATCGGATCACGATGCGGGCGATTGCAATCCGCGCTCGATGTGCTTGCGGCCGGAAAGATAGACCCGACGCCGATGATAACGGCGGAGATGCCGCTTTCTGACGGCGTGGCTGCGATGGAGCGTGCCGCCGAACGCGGTGTCCTTAAGATCCTTCTTCGGCCATGA
- a CDS encoding trypsin-like peptidase domain-containing protein: MRRSTICRLSLTSIQASLLILSINAGAVLAQTKLIPNTFAELAKQVEPAVVSIDTKSKVIEPVAKGDPQPGDSDSILEFFRRQGRQRPSFGVGSGFIVDPAGYIMTNRHVVIGSDSITVRLESGEEFAGKVIGTDLETDLAVVKIDAGRSLPFLKFGDPSGANVGDWVLAVGSPFGLSKSVTAGIISQKQRETPRTSAFQRFIQTDAAINPGNSGGPLVDLKGDVIGVVSQIATSTGDFNGVAFAFPADQAKVVYEQILKNGRVRRGYLGAYLDSVKEEYAKVYGIKPARGAIITDIRDKRSPAALAGLKAGDVVVEMNGSPIENANDMIAKVAAADPDKVATFVYLREAGATMERKTASVKLGERPSNDEPAAADVPSRLPGKTMVETVKPFGLTLKELTAAASAKSRYPGQTGLLIDDIDPESYAADVRDQLGNIALAEGDLIQRINRRTVSSVKEFSDIVSKLKPGDPVVLSLLSYNQQIGAAQLKIVQFTVR; encoded by the coding sequence ATGCGTAGATCTACCATCTGTCGTTTGTCGTTGACATCGATCCAAGCGTCGCTTCTTATCCTTTCAATAAATGCTGGGGCAGTGCTCGCACAGACAAAGCTGATCCCGAACACATTTGCCGAGCTTGCAAAACAGGTCGAGCCTGCCGTTGTCAGCATCGATACAAAGAGCAAGGTCATCGAGCCTGTTGCCAAGGGTGACCCGCAGCCGGGCGACTCGGACAGCATTCTGGAATTTTTCCGCCGTCAAGGCCGCCAGCGGCCGTCTTTCGGTGTCGGAAGCGGCTTTATCGTCGATCCCGCGGGTTACATAATGACGAACCGCCACGTCGTGATCGGCTCGGACAGCATAACGGTGCGGCTTGAGAGCGGCGAGGAATTTGCGGGCAAGGTCATCGGCACCGACCTTGAGACAGACCTCGCTGTCGTAAAGATCGACGCGGGCCGTAGCCTGCCCTTCCTAAAGTTCGGCGATCCGTCTGGGGCAAATGTCGGTGATTGGGTGCTCGCGGTCGGCTCGCCATTCGGACTTTCGAAGTCAGTTACGGCAGGGATCATATCGCAAAAACAGCGCGAGACGCCGCGTACGTCGGCTTTTCAGCGATTCATTCAGACGGATGCTGCCATAAATCCGGGAAATTCGGGCGGCCCGCTCGTTGATCTGAAAGGCGATGTTATTGGCGTCGTTTCACAGATCGCCACGTCAACGGGTGATTTTAACGGCGTGGCGTTCGCCTTTCCGGCCGATCAGGCAAAAGTCGTTTATGAACAGATATTGAAGAACGGGCGTGTGCGACGCGGCTATCTCGGGGCATACCTTGATTCGGTAAAAGAGGAATACGCAAAGGTTTACGGCATTAAGCCCGCACGCGGTGCGATCATTACCGATATCCGCGACAAACGTTCGCCGGCCGCTCTTGCAGGATTAAAGGCCGGTGATGTCGTTGTCGAAATGAACGGTTCGCCGATCGAGAATGCAAATGACATGATCGCAAAAGTGGCGGCGGCCGACCCGGACAAGGTCGCGACGTTCGTTTATTTACGCGAGGCCGGTGCGACGATGGAACGCAAAACAGCGTCGGTCAAGCTTGGCGAGCGGCCGTCGAATGACGAGCCTGCGGCGGCTGATGTGCCGTCGCGTTTGCCGGGCAAGACAATGGTCGAGACGGTAAAGCCGTTCGGGCTTACGCTGAAAGAACTTACAGCAGCGGCATCAGCAAAGTCGCGTTATCCGGGCCAGACGGGGCTTCTGATCGATGATATCGACCCTGAGAGCTATGCGGCCGACGTTCGCGACCAACTCGGCAATATCGCCCTTGCCGAAGGCGACCTCATACAGCGGATCAATCGCCGAACAGTGAGCAGCGTCAAGGAGTTCAGCGATATCGTCAGCAAGCTGAAGCCGGGCGACCCTGTTGTTTTGAGCCTTTTGTCGTACAACCAGCAGATCGGCGCGGCGCAGCTCAAAATAGTGCAGTTCACGGTCCGCTGA
- a CDS encoding insulinase family protein, translating into MLLEPLRQFSRNEMLPISCNETEKFVKRLTSIVILLAVLCGFAAAQGSSASAPARSAAAPKIPYVTRTLANGLEVIVYPDSGVPLATVEIAVRNGSFTEPPELNGLSHLYEHMFFKTNGPVALYRCDLATVFNNNNYLRDAGCDRTLKLRAQYGDVSYLSRLDESGFIRNGSTQEEFVNYYYTATAPFLDVIMHGMRDAMLFPSFDEKEFEQEKQVVLGELDRNLSEPGYYLNKTMMDKLFYKYPSRKSPGGTRETVAAATTAQMRLIQSRYYVPNNAALVITGDVEPEKVFALAQQYFGEWKRGEDPFVKFPLVEHPPLPRSEGVFVTQDIDTAYLQIGWQGPSIGKDNTSTYAADVFSFIVGQANSRLQRKLVDSGLALGVDVHYYTQRNVGPIRITLITQPEKAKAALAALYDEIAHFTDADYFTDQELVNAITLTEARDLFEREKLSSYAHTLSFWWSSTGTQYYRGYYGNMRKITRADINRYINTYIKGKPHVGLAMMSDASQKTAALTQTDLIGK; encoded by the coding sequence ATGCTTTTAGAGCCTTTGCGGCAGTTCAGCCGGAACGAAATGCTGCCGATATCCTGCAATGAGACGGAGAAATTTGTGAAAAGACTCACCTCGATAGTTATTCTCTTGGCCGTATTGTGCGGCTTTGCCGCCGCGCAAGGCAGTTCGGCCTCCGCACCGGCACGTTCAGCGGCCGCGCCGAAGATACCGTACGTTACACGAACCCTCGCGAACGGTCTTGAAGTTATCGTTTATCCCGACAGCGGCGTACCGCTCGCCACCGTCGAGATCGCCGTCCGTAACGGCTCTTTCACCGAGCCGCCCGAGCTTAACGGCCTTTCGCATCTTTACGAGCATATGTTCTTTAAGACGAACGGCCCCGTTGCACTGTACCGCTGCGACCTCGCAACAGTCTTTAACAACAACAATTACCTGCGCGACGCGGGCTGCGACCGTACGCTGAAGCTTCGAGCGCAATACGGCGACGTGAGCTATCTTTCGCGGCTGGATGAAAGCGGCTTTATCCGAAACGGCTCGACGCAGGAGGAGTTCGTCAATTATTACTACACGGCGACCGCACCATTTCTCGACGTCATAATGCACGGTATGCGAGATGCGATGCTCTTCCCGTCGTTCGACGAGAAGGAGTTCGAGCAGGAGAAGCAGGTCGTGCTCGGCGAGCTAGACCGGAACCTCTCGGAACCGGGCTATTACCTCAATAAAACGATGATGGACAAGCTTTTTTATAAATATCCGTCACGAAAAAGCCCCGGCGGCACACGCGAAACCGTCGCTGCCGCGACTACCGCACAAATGCGGCTGATACAGTCGCGTTATTATGTGCCGAACAACGCTGCACTCGTCATTACGGGCGATGTCGAGCCGGAAAAGGTCTTTGCACTTGCTCAGCAGTACTTTGGCGAATGGAAACGCGGCGAGGATCCCTTTGTAAAGTTCCCGCTTGTCGAGCACCCGCCGCTGCCGCGGAGCGAAGGCGTCTTTGTTACGCAGGATATCGACACCGCATACCTTCAGATCGGTTGGCAAGGGCCGTCGATCGGCAAAGATAACACCTCGACATATGCCGCCGATGTTTTTTCATTCATCGTCGGCCAAGCGAACTCGCGGCTTCAACGCAAGCTTGTCGATTCCGGCCTTGCTCTCGGCGTCGATGTTCACTATTACACGCAGCGCAACGTCGGGCCGATACGCATCACGCTGATCACGCAGCCCGAAAAGGCAAAGGCCGCACTCGCAGCACTTTACGACGAGATCGCACACTTTACCGATGCTGACTATTTTACCGATCAGGAACTTGTCAACGCTATCACGCTGACCGAGGCCCGCGACCTATTTGAACGCGAAAAGCTCAGCAGCTATGCACATACGCTCTCATTCTGGTGGTCATCGACCGGCACGCAGTACTACCGCGGTTACTACGGCAATATGCGTAAGATCACGCGTGCCGATATCAACCGCTATATCAACACTTATATCAAAGGGAAACCGCACGTCGGCCTCGCAATGATGTCGGACGCATCACAAAAGACCGCCGCATTGACCCAAACGGATCTGATCGGTAAATAG
- a CDS encoding insulinase family protein, whose amino-acid sequence MKLLISTLLFLTLLAVSGPSFAQTGSSDTTEFDVNGLKVIFKRRTTAATVAVGLFTRGGVTDETAKNAGIEGLMWNTAAEASRSFPREVLQRELARTGTSIDGSAGYDYGTLAMISTSENFVPSWDLFADVARNPSFNDADLARIKAATIAGLRDRGASPDGALSELEAKGLFVGHPYSVRPSGTIESINAITAADLKAFHNSLMQTSHLLLVVVGDVDEAQVRKLVETAFGSLPRGDYRKPAVPPLSFAKPSLDIERRAISTNYIRGSFAAPSLADPDYYAMRVAVTILQSRVYQAVRVERNLSYAPNADMYTLAANSANIYVTAVDANQAVSVMLDEIQRLKTENVNEDDFGGISSYFLTRYYIDHETNASIAGELAQYELIGGGWRRSEVFLRKIRAVTPQEVKAAALKYMKNLRFVVVGDPAAIDRTVFLQN is encoded by the coding sequence ATGAAGCTACTCATCTCGACACTGCTCTTTTTGACGCTGCTGGCCGTAAGCGGCCCGTCCTTTGCCCAAACCGGAAGCTCCGATACGACCGAATTCGACGTCAACGGATTGAAGGTCATCTTCAAACGTCGGACAACCGCAGCGACGGTCGCCGTAGGGCTTTTCACGCGCGGCGGCGTTACGGACGAGACCGCAAAGAACGCGGGCATCGAAGGCCTTATGTGGAACACGGCAGCCGAGGCAAGCAGGTCGTTCCCGCGTGAGGTGCTTCAACGCGAACTTGCACGCACCGGCACTTCGATCGACGGCTCCGCAGGCTACGATTACGGCACCTTGGCGATGATAAGTACGTCGGAGAACTTTGTGCCGTCGTGGGATCTCTTTGCAGACGTAGCACGAAATCCGTCGTTCAATGATGCCGACCTCGCACGCATAAAGGCCGCAACGATCGCAGGGCTTCGCGACCGCGGTGCAAGCCCCGATGGTGCTCTTTCGGAACTTGAGGCGAAGGGTTTGTTCGTAGGCCATCCGTATTCTGTGCGGCCGTCAGGCACTATCGAATCAATAAACGCGATCACGGCCGCCGACCTCAAGGCATTTCATAATTCGCTGATGCAGACATCACACTTACTGCTTGTTGTCGTAGGCGATGTTGACGAGGCACAGGTCCGAAAGCTTGTCGAGACTGCTTTCGGCAGCCTGCCACGCGGCGATTACCGCAAACCTGCGGTTCCGCCGCTCAGCTTTGCAAAACCATCGCTCGATATCGAACGCAGAGCGATCTCGACCAACTACATCCGAGGCTCGTTCGCAGCACCGTCACTCGCCGACCCTGATTATTACGCGATGCGCGTCGCCGTTACGATCCTTCAAAGCCGCGTTTATCAAGCGGTGCGCGTCGAGCGGAACCTCTCATACGCACCGAACGCCGATATGTACACGCTGGCCGCGAATTCCGCGAATATTTACGTGACCGCAGTTGATGCGAACCAAGCTGTCTCGGTAATGCTGGATGAGATCCAGCGGCTGAAGACGGAGAACGTGAACGAAGATGACTTCGGCGGCATTTCATCGTACTTTCTCACACGCTATTACATCGATCACGAGACAAATGCCTCGATAGCGGGCGAACTCGCCCAATACGAACTTATCGGCGGCGGCTGGCGCCGCTCGGAAGTGTTCCTGAGAAAGATCAGGGCGGTAACTCCGCAGGAAGTAAAGGCGGCGGCCCTCAAGTATATGAAGAACTTGCGCTTTGTCGTGGTAGGCGACCCTGCGGCGATCGACCGCACGGTCTTCTTGCAGAACTAA